Proteins encoded within one genomic window of Aphelocoma coerulescens isolate FSJ_1873_10779 unplaced genomic scaffold, UR_Acoe_1.0 HiC_scaffold_625, whole genome shotgun sequence:
- the LOC138102138 gene encoding interferon-like — MAAPNAPQPRLPHAAPALLLLLTALATTLACQQLWTHDDTFPGDALRLLQDVAPGHAQPCHLQEPPFFPDTLLHNNLRPHQAAATALRILQNLFHTLGTNSTRQHWHSQARNDLLNKLQHYIHHLEQCLPDNATLFKGPRNPLLTINKYFRDIQLFLHAHNHSACAWEHVRLEARTSLQHLHNLTRTMRR; from the coding sequence ATGGCTGCGCCCAACGCCCCACAGCCACGCCTGCCGCACGCCGCCCCggcactcctgctcctcctcacgGCTCTCGCCACCACCCTCGCCTGCCAACAGCTCTGGACACACGACGACACCTTCCCCGGCGACGCACTCCGCCTCCTCCAGGACGTGGCTCCCGGCCacgcacagccctgccacctccaagaGCCGCCCTTCTTCCCCGACACCCTCCTCCACAACAACCTCCGCCCGCACCaagccgccgccaccgccctaCGCATCCTCCAGAACCTCTTCCACACCCTCGGCACCAACAGCACCcgccagcactggcacagccaggctcgCAACGACCTCCTCAACAAACTCCAGCACTACATCCACCACCTCGAGCAATGCCTCCCCGACAACGCCACGCTCTTCAAAGGACCACGCAACCCGCTGCTCACCATCAACAAGTACTTCAGGGACATCCAACTCTTCCTCCACGCCCACAACCACAGCGCCTGCGCCTGGGAACACGTCCGCCTCGAAGCTCGCACCTCTTTACAGCACCTCCACAACCTCACCCGCACCATGCGCCGCTAG